A region of Jaculus jaculus isolate mJacJac1 chromosome 16, mJacJac1.mat.Y.cur, whole genome shotgun sequence DNA encodes the following proteins:
- the Lrrn3 gene encoding leucine-rich repeat neuronal protein 3 — protein MKDIPLRIHVLLGLVITTLVQAAVDKKVDCPQLCTCEIRPWFTPKSIYMEASTVDCNDLGLLNFPARLPADTQILLLQTNNIAKIEYSIDFPVNLTGLDLSQNNLSSVTHINVKKMPQLLSVYLEENKLTELPEKCLSGLSNLQELYVNHNLLSTISPGAFIGLHNLLRLHLNSNRLQMINSKWFDALPNLEILMIGENPIIRIKDMNFKPLLNLRSLVIAGINLTEIPDNALVGLENLESISFYDNRLIKVPHVALQKVVNLKFLDLNKNPINRIRRGDFSNMLHLKELGINNMPELVSIDSLAVDNLPDLRKIEATNNPRLSYIHPNAFFRLPKLESLMLNSNALSALYHGTIESLPNLKEISIHSNPIRCDCVIRWINMNKTNIRFMEPDSLFCVDPPEFQGQNVRQVHFRDMMEICLPLIAPESFPSNLDIEADGYVSLHCRATAEPQPEIYWITPSGQKLLPNTLTEKFYVHSEGTLDISGISPQEGGLYTCIATNLVGADLKSVMIKVDGSVPQDNNGSLNIKIRDIQANSVLVSWKASSKILKSSVKWTAFIETENSHAAQSARIPSDVKVYNLTHLNPSTEYKICIDIPTIYQRSRKQCINVTTKSLDHKQEEVAKRNTTFMACLGGLLGIVGTLCLFSCLSREMNCDGEHSHVRNYFHKPTFAFSELYPPLINLWETGKEKSTSLEVKATVIGVPTNVS, from the coding sequence ATGAAGGACATACCACTCAGAATTCACGTGCTACTTGGCCTAGTTATAACTACACTAGTACAAGCTGCTGTAGATAAAAAGGTGGATTGCCCACAATTATGTACATGTGAAATCAGGCCTTGGTTTACACCCAAATCCATTTACATGGAAGCATCTACAGTGGACTGTAATGATTTAGGTCTTTTAAATTTCCCAGCCAGACTGCCTGCTGACACACAGATTCTCCTCCTACAAACTAACAATATTGCAAAAATTGAGTACTCCATAGACTTTCCAGTAAACCTAACTGGCCTGGACTTATCTCAAAACAATTTGTCTTCAGTCACCCATATTAATGTAAAAAAGATGCCTCAGCTTCTTTCTGTGTACTTAGAGGAAAACAAACTTACTGAGCTGCCTGAAAAGTGTCTAAGTGGGCTGAGCAACTTACAAGAACTCTATGTTAATCACAACTTGCTTTCTACCATCTCACCTGGCGCCTTTATTGGCCTACATAACCTTCTTCGACTTCATCTTAATTCAAATAGACTGCAAATGATCAACAGTAAGTGGTTTGATGCTCTCCCCAATTTAGAAATCCTGATGATTGGGGAAAATCCAATTATCAGAATCAAAGACATGAACTTTAAGCCTCTTCTCAATCTTCGCAGCCTGGTTATAGCTGGTATAAACCTCACGGAAATACCAGATAATGCCTTGGTTGGGCTTGAAAACTTGGAAAGCATCTCTTTTTATGATAATAGGCTTATTAAAGTACCCCATGTTGCTCTTCAAAAAGTTGTAAACCTCAAATTTTTGGATCTAAACAAAAATCCTATTAACAGAATACGCCGGGGTGATTTCAGTAATATGCTACACTTAAAAGAATTGGGGATAAATAACATGCCTGAGCTTGTTTCCATTGATAGTCTTGCTGTGGACAACTTGCCAGATTTAAGAAAAATAGAAGCCACTAACAATCCTAGGTTATCTTACATTCACCCAAATGCATTCTTTCGACTCCCCAAGCTGGAATCACTCATGCTCAATAGCAATGCCCTCAGTGCCCTTTACCATGGTACCATCGAGTCTCTGCCAAACCTCAAGGAAATTAGCATACACAGCAACCCCATCAGGTGTGACTGTGTCATCCGTTGGATTAATATGAACAAAACCAACATTCGGTTTATGGAGCCAGATTCTCTATTTTGTGTGGATCCACCTGAATTCCAAGGCCAGAATGTTCGCCAAGTGCATttcagggatatgatggaaatcTGCCTCCCTCTTATAGCTCCTGAGAGCTTTCCTTCTAATTTGGATATAGAAGCTGATGGTTATGTCTCTCTTCACTGCAGAGCTACTGCAGAGCCACAGCCTGAGATCTACTGGATTACACCTTCTGGTCAGAAACTGTTGCCTAACACTCTGACGGAGAAGTTCTATGTCCATTCTGAAGGCACACTAGACATAAGTGGCATAAGCCCACAGGAAGGAGGACTGTACACTTGCATAGCAACCAATTTAGTTGGTGCTGACCTAAAGTCTGTTATGATCAAAGTGGatggctctgttccccaggataACAATGGATCtttgaatattaaaataagagACATTCAGGCCAATTCAGTTCTGGTATCTTGGAAAGCAAGCTCGAAGATTCTCAAGTCCAGTGTAAAGTGGACAGCCTTTATCGAGACTGAAAACTCTCATGCTGCCCAAAGTGCTCGAATACCATCTGATGTCAAGGTATACAACCTTACCCATCTTAACCCATCCACTGAGTATAAAATTTGTATTGATATTCCTACAATCTATCAGAGAAGCAGAAAACAATGTATAAATGTCACTACAAAAAGTCTGGACCACAAGCAGGAAGAGGTTGCAAAGAGAAACACGACCTTCATGGCCTGCCTGGGTGGCCTGCTGGGGATTGTTGGCACGCTCTGTCTTTTCAGTTGCCTCTCTCGAGAAATGAACTGCGATGGCGAACACAGCCACGTGAGGAATTACTTTCACAAGCCAACCTTTGCATTCAGTGAGCTTTACCCTCCTCTTATAAACCTCTGGGAAACAGGCAAAGAAAAAAGTACATCCTTGGAGGTGAAAGCAACAGTTATAGGTGTGCCAACAAATGTGTCCTGA